A genomic stretch from Croceibacterium aestuarii includes:
- a CDS encoding S41 family peptidase, with amino-acid sequence MKTALIAACLALAAGVTAPVAARPAQDGVKVDSETRQAVIRDLGEKMRDGYVFPEVAERTAKALAEKERKHGYDSLETAEAFAAALTEDLRRIGQDGHFGVRYDPAFVPPPESDEAPGADEIERLRRRHEQMGYGIERVARLEGNIGYLDVRSFGMPDFTGPAFEGAMRLLQGSDAVIIDLRSNGGGNAGSVAELISHFFAHGDERHLNDIYWRPTGETRQYWTNPAAETRYTGPVYLVTSNYTFSGGEEFAFDMQTQKRARIYGETTGGGANPGRGVKLAGGFTAFIPSGRAINPITHTNWEHVGVKPDVALPAAGALQAAYVAALQAAANDAEGEDKAEYAALIERAQHGEANLPRWEAPARP; translated from the coding sequence TTGAAAACTGCTTTGATTGCCGCGTGCCTCGCCCTTGCAGCCGGTGTGACCGCCCCCGTCGCCGCACGGCCGGCGCAAGACGGTGTGAAAGTCGATTCGGAGACGCGCCAGGCGGTGATCCGCGACCTCGGCGAGAAAATGCGCGATGGCTACGTCTTTCCCGAGGTGGCCGAACGCACGGCGAAGGCGCTGGCGGAGAAGGAACGCAAGCACGGCTATGACAGCCTTGAAACGGCCGAGGCCTTCGCCGCCGCGCTGACCGAAGACCTGCGCCGCATCGGGCAGGACGGCCACTTCGGCGTGCGCTACGATCCCGCTTTCGTCCCGCCTCCCGAATCCGACGAGGCGCCGGGCGCCGACGAGATCGAACGCCTGCGCCGCCGCCACGAACAGATGGGCTATGGCATCGAGCGCGTGGCACGGCTCGAAGGCAACATCGGCTATCTCGACGTCCGCAGTTTCGGCATGCCCGACTTCACCGGCCCGGCGTTCGAAGGCGCCATGCGGCTGCTCCAAGGCAGCGATGCCGTGATAATCGACCTGCGGAGCAACGGCGGCGGCAACGCCGGCAGCGTTGCCGAGCTGATAAGCCACTTCTTTGCCCATGGAGACGAGAGGCATCTCAACGACATCTACTGGCGTCCGACGGGCGAAACCCGCCAGTACTGGACCAATCCCGCGGCGGAAACGCGCTACACAGGGCCGGTCTATCTCGTGACCTCGAATTACACGTTCTCGGGCGGCGAAGAGTTCGCCTTCGACATGCAAACGCAGAAGCGGGCGAGGATTTATGGCGAGACGACCGGCGGCGGCGCCAATCCCGGCCGGGGCGTGAAACTCGCGGGAGGCTTCACCGCGTTCATCCCGTCGGGCCGGGCCATCAACCCGATTACGCACACCAACTGGGAACATGTCGGCGTCAAACCCGATGTCGCGCTGCCCGCCGCCGGCGCCCTGCAGGCGGCCTACGTCGCAGCCCTGCAGGCCGCGGCGAACGACGCCGAAGGCGAGGACAAGGCCGAATATGCCGCTCTGATCGAACGCGCTCAGCACGGCGAGGCGAATTTGCCGCGGTGGGAGGCGCCGGCGCGGCCCTGA
- the ygfZ gene encoding CAF17-like 4Fe-4S cluster assembly/insertion protein YgfZ has protein sequence MPAPRLTSRAVLRIAPQEPGEDVAAFLQGLVTNDVTGELPAYAGLLTAQGKTLFDFLVWPGADGSLLLDCEAEAADELAKRLSLYRLRRKISIERDDTLGVYWQAELGDGGAPDPRLPDLGERWIAKRQADEVSADEAWTKHRLSLGVPEGRAELSDILWLETNAVELNGVSFSKGCYIGQENTARMNWRQKVNRRLVVVPLGTSDERRRKADHPALGLAIDHLRIDDIDSANAPVWLQL, from the coding sequence ATGCCTGCCCCACGCCTCACCAGCCGCGCCGTCCTGCGCATCGCCCCTCAGGAACCCGGCGAGGACGTCGCCGCCTTCCTCCAGGGACTCGTCACCAACGACGTGACCGGCGAGCTGCCCGCCTACGCCGGGCTGCTGACCGCCCAGGGCAAGACGCTGTTCGATTTTCTGGTCTGGCCCGGCGCCGACGGGTCGCTGCTGCTGGACTGCGAGGCCGAGGCCGCGGACGAGCTTGCGAAGCGCTTGTCGCTGTACCGGCTGCGCCGCAAGATTTCGATCGAGCGCGACGATACGCTGGGCGTCTACTGGCAGGCCGAACTCGGCGACGGCGGCGCGCCCGACCCGCGTCTGCCGGACCTCGGCGAGCGGTGGATCGCCAAGCGCCAGGCCGATGAGGTTTCGGCGGACGAAGCCTGGACGAAGCACCGCCTGTCGCTCGGCGTCCCGGAAGGCCGCGCCGAACTGTCCGACATCCTCTGGCTCGAAACCAATGCGGTCGAACTCAATGGCGTCAGCTTTTCCAAGGGCTGCTACATCGGCCAGGAGAACACCGCGCGAATGAACTGGCGGCAAAAGGTCAATCGCCGTCTCGTCGTGGTGCCGCTCGGCACCTCGGATGAACGGCGCCGAAAGGCCGACCATCCGGCTCTCGGGCTGGCGATCGATCACTTGCGGATCGATGATATCGATTCCGCGAATGCGCCCGTCTGGCTACAACTGTAG
- a CDS encoding response regulator: protein MCDSDAACHVLLLEDEPMILMDLEFAAEACGCSALCATNVKQALRHLENGGPVRVGVLDVNLGQGQTCEPVARELERRGIPYILHSGDLDRQDETVRSLNAQLIPKPANADHVISTAMNQVGRKCA, encoded by the coding sequence ATGTGTGATTCCGATGCGGCGTGCCACGTCCTCCTGCTCGAAGACGAACCGATGATCCTGATGGATCTCGAATTCGCGGCGGAAGCGTGCGGTTGCAGCGCGCTGTGCGCCACCAACGTCAAACAGGCCCTCAGACACCTCGAAAACGGCGGGCCGGTCCGTGTCGGCGTTCTCGATGTCAATCTTGGCCAGGGGCAGACCTGCGAACCGGTGGCCCGCGAGCTCGAACGCCGCGGAATTCCCTATATCCTCCATTCGGGCGATCTCGACCGCCAGGACGAAACCGTTCGCTCGCTCAATGCGCAGCTCATTCCCAAGCCGGCCAATGCCGACCACGTGATTTCGACCGCGATGAACCAGGTCGGGCGCAAGTGCGCCTGA
- a CDS encoding TetR family transcriptional regulator, which produces MAKRKRLSPEESRTAALEAARALLIETGPQSVTLKAVAGRIGRTHANLLHHFGSASGLQKALAEHLAYTVCETIADAVRATRAGIGSPREVVDLTFDAFDSEGAGALASWMLLTGNEDALDPIVESIHDLVDELRPEEASHQGSDAMHRVTLSLVLLALGDALLGRQLANSLGLERSAARDDAERMLTAVLVRNGPIGG; this is translated from the coding sequence ATGGCAAAGCGCAAGCGATTGAGCCCCGAAGAATCCCGTACCGCGGCGCTCGAAGCGGCGCGGGCTCTGCTTATCGAGACCGGCCCGCAGTCCGTCACGCTGAAGGCCGTGGCGGGGCGCATCGGCCGGACTCACGCCAACCTGCTGCACCATTTCGGCTCCGCTTCGGGCCTGCAGAAGGCTCTGGCCGAGCACTTGGCGTACACCGTGTGCGAGACCATTGCCGACGCCGTGCGAGCGACGCGCGCCGGGATCGGCAGCCCGCGCGAGGTTGTCGATCTGACCTTCGACGCCTTCGACAGCGAAGGCGCCGGGGCGCTGGCAAGCTGGATGCTGTTGACCGGCAACGAAGATGCGCTCGACCCGATCGTCGAATCGATCCACGATCTGGTCGACGAGCTTCGTCCCGAGGAAGCGAGCCACCAGGGCAGCGACGCGATGCACCGGGTGACTCTGTCGCTCGTCCTGCTTGCTCTCGGCGACGCCCTGCTCGGCCGCCAGCTGGCCAATTCGCTCGGTCTCGAACGCAGTGCGGCGCGCGACGATGCGGAGCGGATGTTGACCGCGGTGCTGGTACGGAACGGCCCGATCGGAGGCTGA
- the purS gene encoding phosphoribosylformylglycinamidine synthase subunit PurS, producing MKVRVHVSLKPGVLDPQGRAVHHALDGLGFAGVKDVRVGRLIELEVADDTSDEALEEMCRKLLANMVIENYRIEKLEHA from the coding sequence ATGAAAGTACGCGTTCACGTCAGCCTCAAGCCCGGCGTCCTCGATCCGCAGGGCCGTGCCGTGCACCATGCTCTCGACGGGCTCGGCTTCGCCGGCGTCAAGGACGTCCGCGTGGGGCGCCTGATCGAACTCGAGGTGGCCGACGACACCAGCGACGAGGCACTCGAGGAGATGTGCCGCAAGCTGCTCGCCAACATGGTGATCGAAAACTACCGCATAGAGAAGCTGGAGCACGCCTGA
- the purC gene encoding phosphoribosylaminoimidazolesuccinocarboxamide synthase produces the protein MSRRRQIYEGKAKILYEGPEPGTIIQYFKDDATAFNAQKKGTINGKGVINNRISEHVFTRLSHIGIPTHFIRRLNMREQLVRQVEIIPLEVVVRNVAAGSISKRLGIEEGEPLPHTLIEYYYKDDALNDPMVSEEHIACFGWASNEEMQDMSSMAIRINDFMSGMFSAIGIRLVDFKLEFGRIWDGDYSRVILADEISPDGCRLWDMTSGEKLDKDRFRRDLGGEEEAYQEVARRLGLLQEDAGPGEVFDLSAHRTKLRGTPAKKK, from the coding sequence ATGTCCCGTCGCCGCCAGATTTACGAAGGCAAGGCCAAGATCCTCTACGAGGGCCCCGAGCCGGGCACGATCATCCAGTACTTCAAGGACGATGCCACCGCCTTCAACGCCCAGAAGAAGGGCACGATCAACGGCAAGGGCGTGATCAACAACCGCATCAGCGAGCACGTGTTCACGCGGCTGAGCCACATCGGCATCCCCACGCACTTCATCCGCCGGCTCAACATGCGCGAGCAGCTCGTGCGCCAGGTCGAGATCATCCCGCTCGAGGTCGTCGTGCGCAACGTCGCCGCCGGTTCGATCTCCAAGCGCCTCGGCATCGAGGAAGGCGAGCCCCTGCCGCACACGCTGATCGAGTACTATTACAAGGACGATGCGCTGAACGACCCGATGGTCTCCGAAGAGCACATCGCCTGTTTCGGCTGGGCATCGAACGAAGAGATGCAGGACATGTCGAGCATGGCGATCCGCATCAACGACTTCATGAGCGGCATGTTCTCGGCCATCGGCATCCGCCTGGTCGATTTCAAGCTCGAGTTCGGGCGCATCTGGGACGGGGATTATTCGCGGGTCATCCTGGCCGACGAGATCAGCCCGGACGGCTGCCGGCTGTGGGACATGACGAGCGGCGAGAAGCTCGACAAGGACCGCTTCCGCCGCGATCTGGGCGGCGAGGAAGAGGCCTACCAGGAGGTCGCCCGCCGTCTCGGCCTGCTGCAGGAAGACGCCGGACCCGGCGAGGTCTTCGACCTCTCCGCTCACCGCACGAAGCTGCGCGGGACCCCGGCGAAAAAGAAGTAG
- a CDS encoding M16 family metallopeptidase, whose protein sequence is MNFRLLLSALLLPLAAFVQTPLQARDTATAVVAAQAPETDWAFETSDLPVDPAYRFGTLDNGMRYIIRRNATPAGQAMVWMRIDGGSLSEHDAERGYAHFIEHMAFNGSTHIPEGEMVKLLEREGLAFGADTNASTGFDQTIYKLNLPRNDGELLDTSLMLMREIASELSFDQAAIDREKGVVLSEKRVGDTYAYRNMLDNLEFQYPGARLTQRLPIGTTETLQNATSDRLRALWRRLYRPEDTAIVVVGDFDPDAVEAEIRRHFADWRGPPALDEPGAGPIDYSLRGDTAVHLDPALSERVTVSVTGPYLDEPDTVASRRAKLMRSIGYGIINRRLQRLARTDDPPFRGAGLGTGDVFKVGRTSNLIVDAAEGEWKRGLAVAQAEYRKALAFGVTQAEVDEQLANMRTAQENAAAGADTRSNADFVGAALGLLQDGQVPTTPQSSLERFREVEPLITPAAVMAALRDELLPLDDPMIRFEGRTAPEGGAAALRTAWNEGMQAELKQDEQAKLTDFGYTDFGTPGTVVSDTTEPQFGIRTIRFANGLRLNLKPTKLENDRISWELNVDGGHMLDTREHPLATAMTSSLPAGGLGKHSLDELQSILAGRSVGFNVSADADTFLMGGMTTPRDLELQLDLVAAALTDLGYRPQGEVQYRRGVDNTFARLSATPGSALNAAAGRIQSDADPRFSLQPESDYLALTFAGLRDAIGDRIAHGAAELALVGDFDSDRAIALVARTLGAIPQREAEFRSYDDNDTRSFTADRSIRTVPHDGPENQALLQMIWPTTDDSDFDEVVRLELLQAVMQVEMTDNLREKLGQTYSPAVSASQSRDYPGYGTFTVTAAVDYAQLAAARAAMLATVEALSSGPVDTDVLRRARQPLLEQYDNALKTNRGWLNLADDAQSAPERLARFKSAPDKLKALTAHDLAATASRYLDTARRLEIDVVPRSKIADQ, encoded by the coding sequence ATGAATTTTCGCCTCCTGCTTTCCGCGCTTCTCCTCCCCCTTGCCGCATTCGTCCAGACGCCGCTCCAGGCGCGGGACACCGCAACTGCCGTCGTCGCGGCCCAGGCGCCCGAGACCGACTGGGCGTTCGAAACGAGCGACCTGCCGGTCGATCCCGCCTATCGTTTCGGCACGCTGGACAACGGGATGCGCTACATCATCCGCCGCAATGCGACCCCCGCCGGGCAGGCGATGGTATGGATGCGGATCGACGGCGGTTCGCTGTCCGAGCATGACGCGGAACGCGGCTACGCCCATTTCATCGAGCACATGGCGTTCAACGGCTCAACCCACATCCCCGAAGGCGAGATGGTCAAGCTGCTCGAGCGCGAAGGTCTCGCGTTCGGTGCCGACACCAACGCCTCGACCGGATTCGACCAGACGATCTACAAGCTCAACTTGCCGCGCAACGACGGCGAACTGCTCGATACGTCGCTGATGCTGATGCGCGAGATCGCCAGCGAGCTGAGCTTCGACCAGGCCGCGATCGATCGCGAAAAAGGCGTGGTGCTTTCCGAAAAGCGCGTCGGCGACACCTATGCCTATCGCAACATGCTCGACAATCTCGAATTCCAGTATCCCGGCGCGCGGCTGACCCAGCGCCTTCCCATCGGCACGACCGAGACTCTGCAAAACGCGACTTCGGACAGGTTGCGCGCGCTGTGGCGCCGACTCTACCGGCCCGAGGACACGGCGATCGTCGTCGTCGGCGATTTCGACCCCGATGCCGTCGAGGCGGAGATCCGCCGGCACTTCGCCGACTGGCGCGGACCGCCGGCGCTCGACGAGCCGGGCGCGGGGCCGATCGACTACAGCCTGCGCGGCGATACCGCGGTCCATCTGGACCCGGCGCTGTCGGAGCGGGTTACCGTTTCCGTCACCGGCCCCTATCTCGACGAGCCCGACACCGTCGCCAGTCGCCGCGCCAAGCTCATGCGTTCGATCGGCTATGGCATCATCAACCGCCGCCTCCAGCGCCTCGCGCGGACCGACGACCCGCCGTTCCGCGGCGCCGGCTTGGGAACGGGCGACGTGTTCAAGGTCGGACGGACCAGCAACCTCATCGTCGATGCCGCAGAAGGCGAATGGAAGCGCGGACTGGCTGTCGCTCAGGCCGAATACCGCAAGGCCCTGGCCTTCGGCGTCACCCAGGCCGAAGTCGACGAACAGCTCGCCAATATGCGCACCGCGCAGGAAAACGCCGCCGCCGGCGCCGACACGCGCTCCAACGCCGATTTCGTCGGGGCGGCGCTTGGCCTGCTGCAAGACGGACAGGTCCCCACAACGCCGCAAAGCTCGCTCGAACGGTTCAGGGAAGTCGAACCGCTGATCACGCCCGCTGCAGTCATGGCCGCGCTGCGCGACGAGCTGCTCCCGCTGGACGATCCCATGATCCGCTTCGAAGGCCGGACGGCACCCGAAGGCGGCGCCGCAGCCTTGCGCACGGCATGGAACGAAGGGATGCAGGCCGAGCTCAAGCAGGACGAACAGGCCAAGCTGACCGACTTCGGATATACCGACTTCGGCACGCCCGGCACCGTCGTCTCCGACACGACCGAGCCCCAGTTCGGCATCCGCACGATCCGTTTTGCCAACGGTTTGCGGCTCAACCTCAAACCGACCAAGCTCGAGAACGACCGCATCTCGTGGGAGCTCAACGTCGACGGCGGGCACATGCTCGACACGCGCGAACATCCCCTGGCGACGGCGATGACCAGCTCTCTGCCAGCGGGCGGACTGGGCAAGCACTCGCTCGACGAACTGCAGTCGATCCTCGCCGGGCGCAGCGTCGGCTTCAACGTTTCGGCCGACGCGGACACCTTCCTGATGGGCGGGATGACCACCCCGCGCGACCTTGAGCTGCAGCTCGACCTCGTCGCGGCGGCACTTACCGATCTCGGCTACCGGCCGCAGGGCGAGGTGCAGTACCGGCGCGGTGTCGACAACACCTTCGCCCGCCTCAGCGCCACCCCGGGAAGTGCGCTCAACGCCGCGGCGGGCCGAATCCAGTCGGACGCCGACCCGCGCTTCTCGCTCCAGCCCGAGTCCGACTACCTCGCGCTCACCTTTGCCGGGCTGCGCGACGCGATCGGCGACCGCATCGCCCACGGTGCCGCCGAACTCGCGCTGGTCGGCGACTTCGACTCCGATCGCGCCATCGCGCTGGTGGCCAGGACGCTCGGTGCGATTCCCCAGCGCGAAGCCGAATTCCGCAGCTACGACGACAACGACACGCGCAGCTTCACCGCCGACCGCTCGATCCGGACAGTGCCGCACGACGGACCCGAGAATCAGGCACTGCTGCAGATGATCTGGCCGACGACCGACGACAGCGATTTCGACGAGGTCGTGCGGCTCGAATTGCTCCAGGCGGTCATGCAGGTCGAAATGACGGACAACTTGCGCGAGAAGCTGGGCCAGACCTATTCGCCCGCGGTCAGCGCCAGCCAGTCGCGCGACTATCCCGGATACGGCACTTTCACCGTTACCGCTGCGGTCGATTACGCCCAGCTTGCGGCGGCGCGCGCGGCGATGCTGGCGACGGTCGAGGCCTTGAGCTCGGGACCCGTGGATACCGACGTGCTGCGGCGGGCGCGCCAGCCGCTGCTCGAACAATACGACAACGCGCTCAAGACCAACCGCGGCTGGCTCAACCTGGCCGACGATGCACAGAGCGCCCCCGAGCGGCTCGCCCGCTTCAAATCTGCGCCGGACAAGCTCAAAGCGTTGACCGCGCATGACCTGGCGGCAACCGCTTCGCGTTACCTCGACACGGCGCGAAGGCTCGAAATCGACGTCGTCCCGCGGAGCAAGATCGCGGACCAATAG
- a CDS encoding cation:proton antiporter, protein MHEQAQALNAFDLGAIVFVAAAVLGTFNHHVLKLPHVIGLTVMGAIASIGLLLANAFIPAVTLDDNVRALLEQMNFTETLLQGMLSFLLFAGALHVNLDDLKKDWFPVLMLSTVGVIISTVLIGVMMWAIGTALGASMAPIWYFVFGALISPTDPVSVLGVLREENVPGRLQAIVAGESLFNDGVGIVVFTILLGAALTGQDFSLLEGAHMFVVEAGGGILVGFIVGWLGYRAMRSMDDYALEVTISLAVVMGGYALCSAVHVSGPLAMAVAGLLIGNHGVTYAMSDTTRDYVIKFWELIDEMLNSALFLLIGLEMIVIVAGLQHAAFGLLAVPAVLLARALSVSLSTRAVPAAKPQAPGSWQVLVWGGLRGGISIALVLSLPVGPTRDLLLAATFAAVLFSVLVQRATLGRMIERRQEREEDPDDVPETLH, encoded by the coding sequence ATGCACGAACAAGCGCAAGCTCTGAACGCATTCGACCTTGGCGCGATAGTCTTCGTCGCCGCGGCCGTCCTCGGCACCTTCAATCACCACGTGCTCAAGCTGCCGCATGTCATCGGCCTGACGGTGATGGGCGCGATCGCCTCGATCGGGTTGCTGCTGGCCAATGCCTTCATCCCCGCTGTGACGCTCGACGACAATGTGCGCGCCTTGCTCGAGCAGATGAATTTCACCGAGACGCTGCTGCAAGGGATGCTCAGCTTTCTGCTGTTCGCCGGCGCCCTTCACGTCAATCTCGACGACCTCAAGAAGGACTGGTTTCCGGTCCTCATGCTCTCGACCGTGGGGGTGATCATCTCGACGGTCCTCATCGGGGTGATGATGTGGGCCATCGGCACGGCACTCGGCGCGTCGATGGCGCCGATCTGGTACTTCGTTTTCGGCGCACTGATTTCGCCGACCGACCCGGTTTCCGTGCTCGGCGTACTGCGCGAGGAGAATGTCCCGGGCCGTTTGCAGGCGATCGTTGCCGGCGAAAGCCTGTTCAACGACGGTGTCGGGATCGTCGTCTTCACCATCCTTCTCGGGGCGGCGCTCACCGGCCAGGACTTCTCGCTGCTCGAAGGCGCGCACATGTTCGTGGTCGAGGCCGGTGGCGGCATCCTGGTCGGCTTTATCGTCGGCTGGCTCGGCTACCGGGCGATGCGCTCGATGGACGATTATGCGCTCGAAGTGACGATCAGCCTCGCGGTCGTGATGGGCGGCTATGCCCTGTGCAGCGCGGTTCACGTTTCCGGTCCGCTGGCGATGGCCGTCGCCGGCCTGCTGATCGGCAACCACGGTGTGACTTACGCGATGAGCGACACGACGCGCGACTACGTCATCAAGTTCTGGGAGCTGATCGACGAGATGCTCAACTCGGCGCTGTTCCTGCTTATCGGCCTGGAAATGATCGTCATCGTCGCCGGACTGCAGCACGCTGCGTTCGGCTTGCTGGCGGTGCCGGCCGTGCTGCTCGCCCGCGCGCTCTCGGTCTCGCTTTCGACCCGCGCGGTGCCCGCCGCCAAGCCGCAGGCGCCCGGCAGCTGGCAAGTGCTGGTCTGGGGCGGCCTGCGTGGCGGTATCTCCATTGCGCTGGTGCTCTCGCTCCCTGTCGGGCCGACGCGCGACCTGCTGCTCGCCGCCACCTTCGCCGCGGTGCTGTTCTCGGTGCTGGTCCAGCGCGCGACGCTCGGCCGCATGATCGAGCGGCGGCAGGAGCGCGAGGAGGACCCGGACGACGTGCCCGAGACTCTCCATTAG
- a CDS encoding metal-dependent hydrolase, with protein sequence MNATARIERPNAGPTPTPADLTITPRDSRFGRGETMQRWWCNADPVATAWMNSLSASFPLGEGLFIESVKAFRDGAPPRLASEIRAFVKQEVNHTREHLAFNRAAAESGYDMSGLEARIAHNVAIARTRPPVVQLGVTIALEHFTAMFAHLFLKDAKAFFDPNGPQADIWRWHAVEEIEHKGVAFDTYLHATRGWSRWRRWKLKALTMLLVTGRFVGHRSHDALDLMAQDGITGWKARARLTWYLVGKPGVLRRIFPAWAAYFLPGFHPWNRDDRELITRYESDFADAVMPAE encoded by the coding sequence ATGAATGCCACTGCACGAATCGAACGCCCGAACGCCGGCCCGACGCCGACCCCGGCGGACCTGACGATCACCCCGCGCGACAGCCGCTTCGGCCGCGGCGAGACGATGCAGCGCTGGTGGTGCAATGCCGACCCGGTGGCGACGGCGTGGATGAACTCGCTTTCGGCCAGCTTCCCGCTCGGCGAAGGGCTGTTCATCGAGAGCGTCAAGGCGTTTCGCGACGGTGCCCCGCCCCGCCTGGCCAGTGAAATCCGCGCTTTCGTGAAGCAGGAAGTCAACCACACGAGGGAGCACCTCGCCTTCAACCGCGCCGCGGCCGAAAGCGGCTACGACATGAGCGGCCTGGAAGCGCGCATCGCGCACAACGTCGCCATCGCCCGAACCCGGCCGCCGGTGGTTCAACTCGGCGTCACCATCGCGCTCGAGCATTTCACCGCGATGTTCGCCCACCTGTTCCTCAAGGACGCAAAGGCCTTCTTCGACCCCAACGGGCCGCAGGCCGACATCTGGCGTTGGCACGCGGTCGAGGAAATCGAACACAAGGGCGTCGCTTTCGACACCTACCTGCACGCGACCCGCGGCTGGTCGCGCTGGCGCCGCTGGAAGCTCAAGGCGCTGACCATGCTGCTGGTCACCGGGCGTTTCGTCGGCCACCGCAGCCACGACGCGCTCGACCTGATGGCGCAGGACGGGATTACCGGCTGGAAAGCCAGGGCCAGGCTCACATGGTACCTGGTCGGCAAACCCGGCGTCCTGCGGCGCATCTTTCCGGCCTGGGCGGCGTACTTCCTGCCCGGCTTCCACCCGTGGAATCGCGACGACCGCGAACTGATTACCCGATACGAAAGCGACTTCGCCGATGCGGTGATGCCGGCGGAATAA
- a CDS encoding DMT family transporter, with the protein MPLRAFLLLTAICFVWALNVVVSRLVVEGLGVPPLAYAAMRSLLVLLALLRWLRPLPASLPKVLLVTFAVSGGSFALLFVGLQDATPSASAVVNLSGAPLTVLFAIAILGERIGWRRGVGIGLTFAGVGVAIASPSGWSSSYGLLFVFASALVGALGSVFLKRIELESIRLQAWAAVASVAVLMPLSLLLEHGQVAAVAAGGWELIAALVFSAGVVSLGAHTLYFDLLKGYDANLIAPLTLMTPMFTIAAGAAITGDRVGPLLLLGAAIAAGGVLVIVLRPSRKLFKPLLVRPRL; encoded by the coding sequence ATGCCTTTACGTGCCTTTCTGTTGCTGACCGCAATCTGTTTTGTCTGGGCCCTCAACGTGGTCGTCAGCCGGCTGGTGGTGGAGGGACTCGGCGTCCCGCCGCTGGCCTATGCGGCGATGCGCTCGCTGCTCGTGCTTCTCGCGCTGTTGCGCTGGCTGCGCCCCCTCCCGGCCAGCCTGCCCAAGGTGCTGCTGGTGACCTTCGCGGTCAGCGGCGGTTCGTTTGCCTTGCTGTTCGTCGGCCTGCAGGATGCGACGCCCTCGGCTTCGGCGGTGGTCAACCTGTCGGGCGCGCCGCTCACCGTGCTGTTCGCAATCGCCATCCTCGGCGAGCGAATCGGCTGGCGGCGCGGGGTCGGCATCGGCCTGACCTTCGCGGGCGTCGGCGTCGCGATCGCCTCCCCGAGCGGGTGGTCGAGCAGCTACGGCCTGCTGTTCGTCTTCGCTTCGGCGCTGGTCGGCGCGCTCGGCTCGGTATTCCTCAAGCGGATCGAGCTTGAATCGATCCGCCTGCAGGCCTGGGCCGCGGTCGCATCGGTCGCGGTGCTGATGCCGCTCAGCCTGCTGCTCGAGCACGGCCAGGTCGCCGCCGTCGCCGCCGGCGGCTGGGAGCTCATCGCCGCGCTGGTCTTCTCCGCGGGCGTCGTCTCGCTGGGCGCGCACACGCTCTATTTCGACCTGCTCAAGGGGTACGACGCGAACCTGATTGCGCCGCTGACGCTGATGACCCCGATGTTCACCATCGCTGCCGGCGCGGCGATCACCGGCGACCGGGTCGGGCCGCTGCTGCTGCTCGGGGCGGCCATCGCTGCCGGAGGCGTGCTGGTGATCGTGCTGCGGCCGAGCCGCAAACTGTTCAAGCCGCTGCTGGTCCGGCCGCGCCTCTAG
- the purQ gene encoding phosphoribosylformylglycinamidine synthase subunit PurQ produces MRAAVVTFPGSNCDRDMAVAIEEVSGTPAIRVWHGDADLPDRLDFIALPGGFSYGDYLRCGSMAARSPIMRAVVAAAERGVPVLGVCNGFQVLTESGLLPGALMRNAQLTFTCRTVPLVVENDLSLFTSGYDAGQVIDLPVAHHDGNYFADSETLDRLEGEGRVAFRYADEVNGSQRKIAGVLNEAGNVLGMMPHPERAMEAAHGNRDGRALFEAALKDLVGA; encoded by the coding sequence ATGCGCGCCGCCGTCGTCACCTTCCCCGGATCGAACTGCGATCGGGACATGGCGGTCGCCATAGAAGAGGTCTCGGGGACTCCGGCGATCCGCGTCTGGCACGGCGATGCCGACCTGCCCGATCGGCTCGACTTCATCGCCCTGCCCGGCGGTTTTTCCTATGGCGATTACCTGCGCTGCGGCTCGATGGCCGCGCGCAGCCCGATCATGCGCGCCGTCGTGGCCGCAGCGGAGCGCGGCGTGCCAGTCCTCGGTGTGTGCAACGGCTTCCAGGTGCTGACCGAGAGCGGGCTGTTGCCCGGCGCGCTGATGCGCAACGCCCAGCTCACCTTCACCTGTCGCACCGTGCCCCTGGTGGTCGAGAACGACCTGTCGCTGTTCACCTCGGGCTACGATGCCGGACAGGTCATCGATCTGCCGGTGGCGCATCACGACGGCAACTACTTCGCCGATAGCGAGACGCTCGATCGGCTCGAGGGCGAAGGCCGGGTGGCGTTTCGCTACGCCGACGAGGTCAACGGCTCGCAGCGCAAGATTGCCGGCGTTCTCAACGAAGCCGGCAACGTCCTCGGAATGATGCCGCACCCCGAACGGGCGATGGAGGCCGCGCACGGCAACCGCGACGGGCGGGCGCTGTTCGAAGCGGCGCTGAAGGACCTGGTCGGCGCCTGA